From Salinirubellus salinus, the proteins below share one genomic window:
- a CDS encoding succinylglutamate desuccinylase/aspartoacylase family protein, with translation MTTLGTASAAPGETSVGRLPVGQARDGSEVALPVCVINGASEGRTLYVQAVSDGDELNGLGVVQRFVPRIDPTDLAGQILVVGIVNHYGFQVAEHRNPIDDTKLNRTYPGNENGTASERIAHATFQAASSADLVLDLHQGSTSRMINEARVRCGKRHRLHRECLELAKVFGCGHVLDQKGPDGQLARAAPDEGVPTIDPELGGAVGWDEESIRIGVRGVMNVLTYYDFLEGTVSPETQTRATGFDQYGSPAGGLVDFTADLGDRVSRGDVLFRITDPFGTVQSTVKAESSGIFWRTRRLPQVATGEYVCSVGTDIDTY, from the coding sequence ATGACGACCCTCGGTACCGCCAGCGCGGCCCCCGGTGAGACGTCCGTGGGGCGGCTGCCGGTCGGGCAGGCCCGTGACGGCTCCGAGGTCGCGCTCCCCGTCTGCGTCATCAACGGCGCGAGCGAGGGACGCACCCTCTACGTGCAGGCGGTCTCGGACGGCGACGAACTGAACGGTCTCGGCGTCGTCCAGCGGTTCGTCCCGCGCATCGACCCCACCGACCTCGCCGGCCAGATACTCGTCGTCGGCATCGTGAACCACTACGGCTTCCAGGTCGCCGAACACCGCAACCCCATCGACGACACGAAGCTCAACCGAACCTACCCCGGGAACGAGAACGGCACCGCCTCCGAGCGCATCGCCCACGCGACGTTCCAGGCCGCCTCCTCGGCGGACCTCGTCCTCGACCTGCACCAGGGCTCTACCTCCCGGATGATTAACGAGGCTCGCGTCCGCTGTGGGAAGCGCCACCGCCTCCACCGCGAGTGTCTCGAACTCGCCAAGGTGTTCGGCTGTGGGCACGTCCTCGACCAGAAGGGGCCGGACGGCCAGCTCGCCCGTGCCGCCCCCGACGAGGGCGTCCCGACCATCGACCCCGAACTCGGCGGCGCGGTGGGCTGGGACGAGGAGTCCATCCGCATCGGCGTTCGCGGCGTGATGAACGTCCTCACATACTACGACTTCCTCGAGGGGACCGTCTCGCCCGAGACCCAGACCCGCGCGACGGGCTTCGACCAGTACGGCTCGCCCGCCGGCGGGCTCGTCGACTTCACCGCCGACCTCGGCGACCGGGTCTCGCGGGGCGACGTGCTGTTCCGCATCACGGACCCGTTCGGCACCGTCCAGTCGACGGTGAAGGCCGAGTCCTCGGGCATCTTCTGGCGGACGCGGCGGCTGCCGCAGGTGGCGACGGGGGAGTACGTCTGTTCGGTCGGCACCGACATCGACACCTACTAG
- a CDS encoding DUF7536 family protein, with protein sequence MSEDTHSGPGEDVPDRPGGTANFFRAINVQRNAKAGFGIGVVLALGLLALIVSNAGSSDYPVFYYAGLAFVLATGVGLLLTMVFTVGSLVRKVRELD encoded by the coding sequence GTGAGCGAGGACACCCACTCCGGACCGGGCGAGGACGTCCCCGACCGCCCTGGCGGCACCGCGAACTTCTTCCGGGCCATCAACGTCCAGCGCAACGCGAAGGCGGGGTTCGGCATCGGCGTCGTCCTCGCCCTCGGGTTGCTCGCGCTCATCGTCAGCAACGCCGGCAGTTCCGACTACCCCGTCTTCTACTACGCCGGACTGGCGTTCGTCCTCGCGACGGGCGTGGGGCTGTTGCTGACGATGGTGTTCACCGTCGGGTCGCTGGTCAGGAAGGTCCGAGAGCTGGACTGA
- a CDS encoding CDP-2,3-bis-(O-geranylgeranyl)-sn-glycerol synthase — protein MIAEAVAVAFWVMLPAYIPNNAAVLAGGGAPIDGGRTRDGRRLLGDGKTWRGTLVGTLAGALVALALNLLHDPAVSVSGFALPLFPPAAILSLPLGAMLGDVTASFLKRRTGRERGAAFPVVDQLDFVVGAFVLTLVVAPAWLLGVLTLPVLAVVLVLTPLLHLGTNAGAYLLGLKDEPY, from the coding sequence ATGATAGCCGAGGCGGTGGCCGTCGCGTTCTGGGTGATGCTCCCCGCGTACATCCCGAACAACGCGGCCGTCCTCGCGGGTGGTGGGGCACCTATCGACGGCGGACGGACCCGTGACGGCCGGCGACTGCTCGGCGACGGCAAGACGTGGCGCGGCACGCTCGTGGGGACGCTCGCCGGCGCGCTGGTCGCGCTCGCACTCAACCTCCTCCACGACCCCGCAGTCTCCGTCTCGGGGTTCGCCCTCCCCCTGTTCCCTCCCGCAGCCATCCTCTCGCTCCCCCTCGGCGCGATGCTGGGAGACGTCACCGCGTCGTTCCTCAAGCGGCGCACCGGCCGCGAGCGCGGGGCGGCGTTCCCCGTCGTCGACCAGCTCGACTTCGTCGTCGGCGCGTTCGTCCTGACGCTCGTGGTCGCACCCGCGTGGCTCCTCGGGGTTCTCACGCTCCCTGTCCTGGCGGTCGTCCTGGTACTGACGCCGCTGCTCCACCTCGGGACGAACGCGGGAGCGTATCTGCTGGGACTGAAAGACGAACCTTACTAA
- a CDS encoding conditioned medium-induced protein 4, which produces MDEKTAELRDIFVNVTESETVTERQEEARGSLAGDVPEDREERIHETIAELRERCAFDTTLDDDALVTVVVGFFEGESDTDIAAALDEDRRTVVRARLALHLLRDRDTDAPFDLERLRSLLADGSVADAAAELDVSESTVRRYRRVLDAQAEERRVSGRFRAEFEDLFTDAAAEQLTADVKESGLEDATEDAESESNVSM; this is translated from the coding sequence ATGGACGAGAAGACGGCCGAACTCCGTGACATCTTCGTGAACGTCACCGAGTCGGAGACGGTGACAGAGCGACAGGAGGAAGCTCGTGGCTCGCTCGCGGGGGACGTCCCCGAGGACCGCGAGGAGCGCATCCACGAGACCATCGCCGAGCTGCGCGAGCGCTGTGCGTTCGACACCACGCTCGACGACGACGCCCTCGTCACGGTCGTCGTCGGCTTCTTCGAGGGGGAGTCCGACACCGACATCGCCGCGGCCCTCGACGAGGACCGCCGGACCGTCGTCCGCGCCCGCCTCGCGCTCCACCTCCTCCGTGACCGCGACACCGACGCCCCGTTCGACCTGGAACGCCTTCGCTCGCTGCTCGCGGACGGGTCGGTAGCCGACGCGGCCGCCGAACTCGACGTGAGCGAGTCGACGGTGCGGCGTTACCGGCGCGTCCTCGACGCGCAGGCCGAGGAGCGCCGGGTGTCCGGGCGCTTCCGCGCTGAGTTCGAGGATTTGTTCACCGACGCGGCCGCCGAGCAACTCACGGCCGACGTGAAAGAGAGCGGGCTGGAGGACGCCACCGAGGACGCCGAGAGCGAGTCGAACGTCTCGATGTGA
- a CDS encoding pyridoxal-phosphate dependent enzyme: MLRCPACDATYADRWRCTCGHPLEFAERPLPEADSPADVDPRDGLWAVAEFLPVDRHVSLGEGWTPLVDAPDWDAAFKLDYVFPTGSFKDRGAALTLSRAAELGVETVVEDSSGNAGAAIATYAARAGIDARIFVPTGVKERKVRAIERAGATVERVEGSREAVTDACLEAVEAGAGWYASHAWNPAFFAGTATMAYEIAAQFDWAVPDAVVLPLGHGTMFLGAYRGFTALRDAGWTDRVPRLLGAQAEGYAPIADELHASTGAQNDLADGIQIREPVRRDEILDAIEATDGDAIAVSSEATERELDRLHRAGFYTEPTCAVAPAALAEYRERGVLDEGADVVVALSGSGLKG; this comes from the coding sequence ATGCTCCGCTGTCCCGCCTGCGACGCCACCTACGCGGACCGCTGGCGCTGTACCTGCGGCCACCCGCTGGAGTTCGCCGAGCGACCGCTCCCCGAGGCCGACTCGCCGGCCGACGTCGACCCGCGGGACGGCCTCTGGGCCGTCGCCGAGTTCCTGCCCGTCGACCGGCACGTCTCGCTCGGCGAGGGGTGGACGCCGCTCGTCGACGCGCCCGACTGGGACGCCGCGTTCAAACTCGACTACGTGTTCCCGACGGGGTCGTTCAAGGACCGCGGTGCGGCGCTGACTCTCTCGCGGGCCGCCGAACTCGGCGTCGAGACGGTCGTCGAGGACTCCTCGGGCAACGCCGGCGCGGCCATCGCGACCTACGCCGCACGCGCCGGTATCGACGCCCGCATCTTCGTCCCCACGGGGGTGAAGGAGCGCAAGGTCCGGGCCATCGAACGGGCCGGCGCGACCGTCGAACGCGTCGAGGGCTCACGCGAGGCCGTCACCGATGCGTGTCTCGAGGCGGTCGAGGCCGGAGCGGGCTGGTACGCGAGCCACGCGTGGAACCCCGCGTTCTTCGCGGGGACGGCAACGATGGCGTACGAGATCGCCGCCCAGTTCGACTGGGCGGTCCCGGACGCCGTCGTCCTCCCGCTCGGCCACGGGACGATGTTCCTCGGTGCGTACCGCGGGTTCACCGCGCTTCGCGACGCCGGGTGGACCGACCGGGTCCCGCGGCTCCTCGGGGCACAGGCCGAGGGCTACGCGCCCATCGCGGACGAACTCCACGCCTCGACGGGCGCACAGAACGACCTCGCGGACGGCATCCAGATCCGTGAGCCGGTGCGCCGCGACGAGATTCTCGATGCCATCGAGGCCACGGACGGGGACGCCATCGCGGTCTCCAGCGAGGCCACCGAGCGCGAACTCGACCGACTCCACCGCGCGGGGTTCTACACAGAACCGACATGCGCCGTCGCTCCAGCCGCCCTCGCCGAGTACCGCGAGCGCGGAGTTCTCGACGAGGGGGCGGACGTGGTGGTCGCGCTGTCTGGGTCCGGACTGAAGGGGTAG
- a CDS encoding DUF2892 domain-containing protein, translated as MEKNVGGYDRIARFVLGPVLIIVGAAALLGLFTIAAGTLGLAIAGLAVLVGLVLSVTAVTQKCPLNNALGMNTYRGKETTESTTEGDVGRTA; from the coding sequence ATGGAGAAGAACGTCGGCGGCTACGACCGAATCGCCCGGTTCGTCCTCGGACCTGTACTGATCATCGTCGGAGCGGCGGCCCTGCTCGGACTGTTCACCATCGCGGCCGGCACGCTCGGCCTCGCCATCGCGGGGCTCGCGGTGCTGGTCGGACTGGTGCTGAGCGTCACGGCGGTCACCCAGAAGTGCCCGCTGAACAACGCGCTCGGGATGAACACCTACCGCGGGAAGGAGACGACCGAGTCGACCACCGAGGGCGACGTCGGTCGGACCGCCTGA
- a CDS encoding potassium channel family protein: MAVDDVEYEPVSVKAVLAEMKDTAELLIDLSYSAVLLGSDAVAEEVLELEERMDVLQLQARMSLLMAARNPEDAEALAPVLGVVGAAEKISDAAGDIAKVVLEDIGLPEAMRAALPEAVETIVRVGVDSESALAGRTLGETNLETETGVRVIAIRRAGDWLTNPDYTTTLDVGDVVLLRGTELGVAAVYEDLSGAEYEAPDAPDPTVEDLERAVDSVVLMKNMSELAVDLAYGSVLFDSDGIAEEVLELEAEVDALEDRFEAWILRAAADMEDPVRLRGLMHLASATEVISDAALEISEGVLRGLGAHPVIAEAVRESDEVIVRLQVADGSRLDGATLAEEMVKTETGMRVIAVRRAREPGTTRVGDWVVSPGPTTELHAGDVLVAKGTRDGSERLAGLAGVASTEP, from the coding sequence ATGGCCGTCGACGACGTCGAGTACGAACCGGTCTCGGTGAAGGCGGTGCTGGCGGAGATGAAAGACACCGCCGAACTCCTCATCGACCTGTCGTACTCGGCGGTGTTGCTCGGCTCCGACGCGGTCGCCGAGGAGGTGCTCGAACTCGAGGAGCGGATGGACGTCCTCCAGTTACAGGCCCGGATGAGCCTGCTGATGGCCGCGCGCAACCCCGAGGACGCCGAGGCACTCGCGCCCGTCCTCGGCGTGGTCGGGGCGGCCGAGAAGATCTCCGACGCGGCCGGCGACATCGCGAAGGTCGTCCTCGAGGACATCGGGCTGCCCGAGGCGATGCGAGCGGCGCTCCCGGAGGCCGTCGAGACCATCGTCAGGGTCGGTGTCGACAGCGAGTCCGCACTCGCCGGTCGGACGCTTGGCGAGACGAACCTCGAGACCGAGACCGGCGTGCGGGTCATCGCCATCCGGCGCGCGGGCGACTGGCTGACGAACCCCGACTACACGACGACCCTCGACGTCGGCGACGTGGTCCTCCTCCGGGGGACGGAACTCGGCGTCGCGGCGGTGTACGAGGACCTCTCGGGCGCGGAGTACGAGGCGCCCGACGCCCCCGACCCGACCGTCGAGGACCTCGAACGCGCGGTCGACTCGGTCGTGCTGATGAAGAACATGTCCGAACTCGCCGTGGACCTCGCGTACGGGTCGGTGCTGTTCGACTCCGACGGCATCGCCGAGGAGGTGCTCGAACTGGAGGCCGAGGTGGACGCGCTGGAGGACCGCTTCGAGGCGTGGATCCTCCGTGCCGCCGCGGACATGGAGGACCCCGTCCGGTTGCGGGGGCTGATGCACCTCGCCAGCGCGACGGAGGTCATCTCCGACGCCGCCCTCGAGATCAGCGAGGGGGTGTTGCGGGGGCTGGGTGCCCACCCCGTCATCGCGGAGGCGGTCCGCGAGTCGGACGAGGTCATCGTCCGCCTGCAGGTCGCCGACGGGTCGCGACTCGACGGGGCGACGCTGGCCGAGGAGATGGTCAAGACGGAGACGGGGATGCGCGTCATCGCGGTGCGCCGAGCGCGCGAACCCGGCACCACGCGCGTCGGCGACTGGGTGGTCTCGCCCGGTCCGACGACGGAACTCCACGCGGGCGACGTGCTCGTGGCGAAGGGGACCCGCGACGGCAGCGAGCGACTGGCCGGGCTGGCAGGTGTGGCGTCGACCGAGCCCTGA